The following are from one region of the Alicyclobacillus fastidiosus genome:
- the sucC gene encoding ADP-forming succinate--CoA ligase subunit beta: MNIHEYQAKAVLAQFGVQVPQGKVAFSVEEAVAAGKELGGKAVVKAQIHAGGRGKAGGVKLAKSVEEVEQHARELLGKTLVTHQTGPEGKVVKRLLIEQLTDIKKEYYIGLVLDRAQGRIVMMASQEGGVEIEEVAATHPEKIFRETVDPAVGLNPFQARNLAFKLELPKEAVNKAVKFMTALYDAFIAKDCSIAEINPLVLTADNDVLALDAKLNFDDNALFRHKDIVELRDKDEEDPKEIEASQYDLSYIALDGNIGCMVNGAGLAMATMDTIKYYGGAPANFLDVGGGANEEKVTAAFKIILSDENVKGILVNIFGGIMKCDVIANGVVNAARQLGLTKPLVVRLEGTNVQQGKDILNQSGLNIVAADSLADAAQKIVGLV, encoded by the coding sequence GTGAACATCCATGAGTATCAGGCGAAAGCCGTCCTGGCCCAGTTTGGCGTGCAAGTTCCGCAAGGCAAGGTAGCGTTCAGCGTTGAAGAAGCTGTCGCAGCTGGCAAGGAACTTGGCGGCAAGGCGGTCGTGAAGGCACAGATTCATGCAGGTGGCCGCGGCAAGGCTGGCGGTGTGAAGTTGGCGAAATCGGTAGAAGAGGTTGAGCAACACGCTCGCGAGTTGCTTGGTAAGACGCTCGTCACACACCAAACGGGACCAGAGGGCAAAGTTGTTAAGCGGTTGCTTATCGAACAATTGACGGACATTAAAAAGGAATATTACATAGGTCTTGTGTTGGACCGTGCGCAAGGTCGCATCGTGATGATGGCTTCCCAAGAGGGCGGCGTCGAGATCGAAGAAGTGGCTGCAACGCATCCGGAAAAGATTTTCCGCGAGACTGTTGACCCCGCAGTAGGTTTGAATCCCTTCCAGGCACGCAATCTCGCCTTCAAGTTGGAACTCCCGAAAGAAGCTGTCAACAAGGCAGTTAAGTTCATGACGGCCCTGTACGACGCATTTATCGCGAAAGATTGCTCGATCGCGGAAATCAACCCGCTCGTGCTGACAGCTGACAACGACGTGCTGGCACTGGACGCGAAGTTGAACTTCGACGACAACGCGCTGTTCCGTCACAAGGACATCGTCGAGTTGCGCGACAAGGACGAAGAAGACCCGAAGGAAATCGAAGCATCGCAGTACGACCTCAGCTACATCGCACTCGATGGGAACATCGGCTGCATGGTCAATGGCGCAGGGCTCGCGATGGCGACGATGGACACCATTAAGTATTACGGTGGAGCTCCGGCGAACTTCCTCGACGTCGGTGGCGGTGCGAACGAAGAAAAAGTGACGGCTGCGTTTAAAATTATCTTGTCCGACGAAAACGTCAAGGGCATTCTCGTCAACATCTTCGGCGGTATCATGAAGTGTGACGTGATTGCGAATGGCGTGGTCAATGCCGCACGTCAATTGGGCCTCACGAAGCCCCTCGTCGTGCGTCTTGAAGGCACGAACGTGCAACAGGGTAAGGACATTTTGAATCAGTCTGGCCTCAACATCGTCGCTGCAGACTCCTTGGCTGACGCGGCGCAAAAGATTGTCGGGCTTGTGTGA
- a CDS encoding ATP-binding protein has protein sequence MLGTSISAIHTGLLSEIVRVEADVSSGFPRFSIVGLPDSAVTESRLRIRSAFRNSGLPFPQGRITVNLTPANFRKRGSTLDLAIAIAILRAASILPADDGSLAFLAELRLSGDLAPVENAVGLALRLASDRLGALFLAQSQPTPPELAQFLPSVHCARLSDVIAGVRGGPRAIARAAKVAATASTSPEAGSTFGTFDEIVGRSAEKRLLSIAAAGRHPLLMIGPPGIGKTMLATNLVHLLPDLDHRTALAAYATADAADGPPLLTRRPPLRAPHHSLTVAGMIGGGNPPHPGEVTLAHEGVLLLDELFEFQRATLDALREPLVNRAVHLSRAGRTATLPANFLLVATANPCPCGQRGYGECRCLENDVRRYWARCSGPLLDRIPLIIYLNREDYPAASKSIGPTAIELRSRIETAREILGVKTHPPAASAPSQLDAPAKALFMQLKERLLLSERVSQQILGIAHTIAALDGRHTVQRPDVEEAALLRNRGNS, from the coding sequence ATGCTCGGTACGTCCATTTCCGCTATTCACACGGGGCTTCTCTCCGAAATCGTCCGCGTCGAAGCAGATGTCAGTAGTGGATTCCCTCGCTTCTCCATCGTAGGCTTGCCTGATTCGGCCGTCACGGAGTCCCGGTTGCGCATCCGTTCCGCCTTCCGCAACAGCGGACTGCCGTTCCCGCAGGGGCGTATCACCGTCAATCTGACGCCTGCCAACTTTCGCAAGCGCGGCTCCACATTAGATCTCGCGATCGCGATCGCCATCCTTCGCGCGGCATCCATCCTTCCCGCCGACGACGGATCCCTCGCATTCCTCGCAGAACTCCGGCTGTCAGGTGACCTCGCCCCGGTCGAGAATGCCGTCGGGCTTGCACTTCGCCTCGCGAGTGACCGCCTTGGTGCCCTATTCCTCGCGCAAAGCCAACCGACGCCGCCTGAACTGGCGCAGTTCCTACCGTCCGTCCACTGCGCGAGACTCAGCGACGTCATCGCTGGGGTGCGCGGTGGTCCACGCGCCATCGCACGTGCGGCAAAGGTCGCTGCCACCGCATCCACTTCCCCGGAAGCCGGCTCGACTTTCGGGACGTTCGACGAGATCGTAGGCAGGAGCGCGGAAAAGCGCCTATTATCGATCGCGGCCGCCGGCCGTCATCCGCTGCTGATGATCGGCCCACCGGGCATCGGTAAAACCATGTTGGCAACAAATCTAGTGCACCTTCTGCCTGATCTGGACCATCGCACCGCCTTGGCCGCTTACGCCACAGCCGACGCAGCGGACGGACCGCCACTGCTGACGCGCCGACCACCGCTTCGCGCTCCCCACCACAGCCTGACCGTCGCCGGCATGATTGGTGGCGGCAATCCGCCGCATCCTGGCGAAGTCACGCTCGCGCACGAAGGCGTGCTATTGCTCGATGAGCTGTTTGAGTTTCAACGCGCGACCTTGGATGCACTCCGAGAACCGCTAGTCAATCGCGCCGTGCACCTCTCCCGCGCCGGTCGTACCGCGACCTTGCCTGCTAATTTTCTGCTGGTGGCCACAGCCAACCCGTGCCCGTGCGGACAGCGCGGATATGGAGAATGTCGATGCTTAGAGAACGATGTGAGGCGCTACTGGGCGAGGTGTTCCGGGCCGCTGTTGGATCGTATTCCGCTCATCATCTATTTAAACCGAGAGGATTACCCAGCCGCATCGAAGTCGATTGGTCCGACGGCCATAGAACTGCGAAGCCGCATCGAAACAGCGCGCGAGATTCTCGGGGTAAAGACGCATCCTCCCGCCGCTTCGGCACCTTCGCAACTGGACGCACCCGCAAAGGCGCTCTTCATGCAACTCAAAGAGCGCTTGCTGCTCTCCGAGCGCGTGAGCCAACAGATACTTGGCATCGCGCACACCATCGCAGCACTAGACGGCCGGCATACCGTCCAAAGACCGGATGTGGAGGAGGCCGCCCTCTTGCGCAATCGTGGGAATTCGTAG